In Puniceicoccales bacterium, the genomic stretch CATAAAATCATCGTTGCCACAAATAAAATGACAATTTTGGTTCATGCATTATTCATTAATTATCTAAGATTGTGCCGTTTGTGCCGGATACACAGGGGGTTACAACACCGCCAGATATGATCATTTTCATGCCATCAGCCACGGACATGTCGAGATAAATCACCTCGTCTTTTGGTATTAATAGAAGAAACCCGCTGGTTGGATTTGGGGTAGTCGGAACGAGGACATTGACAACGGGTTTGCCGACGTTTTTTTGAATCTCACCACCGCTTTCACTAGTAACGAAGCCAATCGCATAGGAATTTTTGTGTGGAAACCTGACCAGCACGGTGTTCTGAAAAACCGCGTCCCGATTTCTGCTGAATGTTTCGACGATCTGTTTTACCGTTTTGTAGACCGTGTTTATGAACGGAAGTCTGGCGATGACTTTTTCGGTCAGGCTTATTATGCTTTTGCCCAGCACATACTTAGATAGAAACCCGAACAATGCTATGGTGATAACAAGCACCAGTGTGGAAAATACGTTGATGATGGTGTTCATCCAGAACGCACTTGGGATAGATATTTTGAAAAAACTCAGAAAAAACTTGCTAGCTGGTGCTCCTACGTAATCCAAAAGTAGATCAACCACAATTATGGTTATTCCCAACGGTAGTATCAGTATGAGCCCCGTTATCAATGCGTTACGCAACTTCTTCAACATGGACTGCATTGTGTAATTTTTCATCAAAGATTACAATATTAATTAATTTATATCAAAACCAGGCCCTGTAATAATTTTGAGCATTGACAGTGGATCTAAAATTGCTGAGGTGCTGTTTATGCCAAGAGAACATGTGATTTTGGAGTGCACCGAAGCTAAACAGGAGGGAAAGCCTGTGTCGCGGTACATGTCCACAAGGAATAAGAAGCTTCAGACCGAGCGCATTGAGAAAATGAAGTATAATAAGTTCCTTAGGAGGCATACCCTTCATCGGGAAATTAAAAAGTAATTTGCTCCGGTGCAACGAGTTGTTAGTGTATTAGATTCCTGTGAAAATTTCCTGGTGAATCAACGGTTGGTGGTTGCATTGTTTAGATATTTGGATGACATTGGTGTCTATAATATACCACCGGGGGATTTGTCCGTAGCCTTTGTCAATGAGGCTGTTATGGCTTCTCTTCACGGTAGGTTCCTCGATGACCCGGTTCCCACCGATGTGATAACCTTCGATGGCGATAGCCAGATGAATTTTGCCGGAGAAATCATCGTATGCCCAGATTATGGTTATGATCGCTGCAATGAATTTGGAACGACTTTAGACTCGGAAATCATGCTCTACCTGGTCCATGGATACTTGCATCTGGCTGGGCTAGATGATGTTAATGATAGAGATCTGGCCGAAATGAGAGAGGCTGAAGCAAAATGTATGGCTCATCTGAATTCGGGTATGAATTTAGCTAAAAGCCCTTGTTTGATAAAATATATTGGGTCCTAGTTTGAAGATTTTTTGACCCGGGCCGGTGTTAACATCTATATGGTGTTTGCTGAAAGGCTTTGTTCCGACAATGGCGTCATTTTACCGTCCTTGAACAGAGTGATTTGGTTTGTACTTTCCGACACGGTGATTGCCAGGCTGTTGGAAACAAGCGATATGATTGCTGCGGCTGCATGTCGAGTTCCCAGGCCGCTTGGCATCTGGATCTTATGGTTGTTTGGCGCCTGTATTAATGTGCCGGCCGATTCTATGACGCCATCGCCCCGGACAATAAATGCGCCATCTATGGATGAAAATTCTTTCACCGTTTCAGCCATAAACGGGTTCAGAATATTCCTTTCATCCTCTTTGTACCCAAAGAACGGGTTCAGAACCAGTTGCTTAGTAAACGGTCTTATTTTCTCTATATCTCCCAAAACAAATAGACAGCCAACGGGTTTCCCCTCTCGACCTTCTATGGAAATATCGCCAACTATGGCCAGTAACCGCTCAAGGACTTCAGGTCTAATGCCATCATGCAGAAACATTTTCCCATTGGTCACCGATGAACTGAATTCTTTGGCTATATCTATGATAGATATGGTATCAAAAAGATTACTTTTGGTTATACCGGAGATGCAGCATATCTTTTCATCGCCTTGGATTAATCCTCGGGTTAACCCTATTATTATCGCGCTTCTCAATTGAGCCAACCTGTGAGATGAAAAAGATTGCACAAAAATCACATTGTTAGAGAGACTTGGCCGAACCGAACCGGCAGTTGTTTTCTGTGTAACAAACAATATCTTCAATTCATTGAACTTGTCCATGCCAGGGTAGTAATCGCCGGTTATGACATCATCGAAGATCATTACGGCAGAACACCTGGCGGCGGTGGCTATCTGTTTGGCTTTATTGAAAATTAGGTTATTGAATTTCGTTTCACCGAGATTTTCGGTGGGCTTACTTTTCCCAAATATCTTGCCTATTTCCGATCTAAACGCGGACAGAGAGGATTGGTTCTGTAAATTATTTATCGTGGATTGATCCTGTAACATTCTTGCTAGCGTAGCCAATGTGCTCAGGTATAAGCCTTCACCTTCGGCTGATAGCAACAAAAACAATATTTTTATCTGTTTATAACTCGATGAATTGTCATAGGACAGACCATTGGGGCAGCGGCCGATGGCAAAAACATATGGTTTTGTCATCTTCAATTTAGCATGGGGCATGGCTATGCCGTCACCCAGATAGGTTGTTATGGTCTTTTCAGAATCTAGAATGCGTTGAAGGATTTCATTGTCATCGCCGGAGGATTTTGGAAGATTGCATATTTTCAAAAGCTCGACAATGGCACCATTGAATGTCTTGCTTTTGATATCAATAATCCTGTCCTTTGCTAGAAACCTGTGTAGATGCATTTAAATAACGGAGTTATCTTAATATCTATACGAAAGTATGCTAGCAAAATTTTAGCATTAACCTATATTTTTTTTTAGTTATCAAAGAAATATTGCTCTATGGTTAAGCAAATTGTATGGTATACAACGACATGCAGTTCTTGGACCAGATAAGTCTCGATTTCAGGTACCCGGATACAAACGGTACAATAATTGGCCAATTGGCCACCGGTTTTACCAGTAAGGCCGATTACTTTCATTTTTTTTGCCAGTGCAGTCCTGGCAGCCAGTATAATATTTTTTGAATTTCCTGAGGTTGATATGGCCAGGAGAACGTCATTTTCTAGCCCAAGACCAAAGACTAGCTGGGCAAATACATATTCCGGCGAGCAGTCATTGGCATAGGCGGTATTTAGAGAGACAAAGTCTGGCAATGAAATCGCCGGAAGAGATCCCTGTAGGTGCTCAAGAAGATCCTCGCCAAGGTCATTTTTAATATTACCAGTGATTTTGCGTTTAAGCTTGAACCCTTTCAATAATTCGGCCGCCATATGTCCTGAATCAGCGGCGCTTCCGCCGTTGCCACAGAGCAAAAGCTTGTGTTTTTTTTTGAAAGAGTCACATAGAAAATCAATGGAATTTGACATATCGGCTTCGCAACAACCGAGATTAGGATGTCGATCCATACATAATTTTATGTAATTTTTCATAGAAATATTTACAAAAAGTCGTAAAAATGCTTACATCGTCAACTGACGATGATTCTAGGGATAAAAGTATTGATAAAGGTTGAAATTATTAATCAAGATATTTAATGTCTAGAAATTGTTGTATTACCTAAAAAACTGAAATGGAAAAAGAGACGGTGGAGAATATTGTGCGTAGGCAGTCATTGCTTGATCACGAAATTGCCAAATTGTATAAAATGGCTAACGGTGCATTTTGTATGCATCAAAGCTGGGGATTTGGCCAGATAAAAACCTATGACAAAGGCCAAAATAAACTGTTGATCGTCTTTGAGGATGGAGCCGAACATGCCATGGATCCAGCATTCTGTGCCAAGAAGTTAGAAATTCTCGACGACAATAATGTTCTGGTCCGATTTCATAAGGATAGGGCCGGGATGTTGAAGTTGGCAAAGGAAGATCCGGTTGGCCTTATTATCGAGATGATGGCGGCAGAGGCTGACCGAGAAGTTGCTGTGAGCGAGATTGAAAGGGTGTTTAAACGGATAATCGGCGACTTCGCCTATAGAAAATGGTGGGCTTCGGCAAAAAAATTACTTGCAAAGGATCCTAGGATTTGTCGGTCCGAGGCAAAATCGAATACGTTTATTCTGAGGGAAGAACCTGTAAGCCAAGAGGATACAATACTTGAACAGCTGCGTATAAACCGAGATCCACTCAAAAGGGTACAAATTGCAGAAAAAATCCTGGCATTGCCAAAGGAAAGCCGTGCTTCTCTTGAGGCTGACATAGCTGGTATTGTTGATGACTTGACCGCCTACCTATCTGTTGAGGATCGCAGGCTTACTATTGCCCAAAGGCTTCAGTGTTGTTGGGTTAGGAATGATCTTGCTGCTCTGATCGGCTATGATGTGG encodes the following:
- a CDS encoding DUF502 domain-containing protein, with the protein product MKNYTMQSMLKKLRNALITGLILILPLGITIIVVDLLLDYVGAPASKFFLSFFKISIPSAFWMNTIINVFSTLVLVITIALFGFLSKYVLGKSIISLTEKVIARLPFINTVYKTVKQIVETFSRNRDAVFQNTVLVRFPHKNSYAIGFVTSESGGEIQKNVGKPVVNVLVPTTPNPTSGFLLLIPKDEVIYLDMSVADGMKMIISGGVVTPCVSGTNGTILDN
- a CDS encoding SIS domain-containing protein, producing the protein MKNYIKLCMDRHPNLGCCEADMSNSIDFLCDSFKKKHKLLLCGNGGSAADSGHMAAELLKGFKLKRKITGNIKNDLGEDLLEHLQGSLPAISLPDFVSLNTAYANDCSPEYVFAQLVFGLGLENDVLLAISTSGNSKNIILAARTALAKKMKVIGLTGKTGGQLANYCTVCIRVPEIETYLVQELHVVVYHTICLTIEQYFFDN
- the ybeY gene encoding rRNA maturation RNase YbeY — protein: MQRVVSVLDSCENFLVNQRLVVALFRYLDDIGVYNIPPGDLSVAFVNEAVMASLHGRFLDDPVPTDVITFDGDSQMNFAGEIIVCPDYGYDRCNEFGTTLDSEIMLYLVHGYLHLAGLDDVNDRDLAEMREAEAKCMAHLNSGMNLAKSPCLIKYIGS
- the rpmG gene encoding 50S ribosomal protein L33 gives rise to the protein MPREHVILECTEAKQEGKPVSRYMSTRNKKLQTERIEKMKYNKFLRRHTLHREIKK
- a CDS encoding diadenylate cyclase, with protein sequence MHLHRFLAKDRIIDIKSKTFNGAIVELLKICNLPKSSGDDNEILQRILDSEKTITTYLGDGIAMPHAKLKMTKPYVFAIGRCPNGLSYDNSSSYKQIKILFLLLSAEGEGLYLSTLATLARMLQDQSTINNLQNQSSLSAFRSEIGKIFGKSKPTENLGETKFNNLIFNKAKQIATAARCSAVMIFDDVITGDYYPGMDKFNELKILFVTQKTTAGSVRPSLSNNVIFVQSFSSHRLAQLRSAIIIGLTRGLIQGDEKICCISGITKSNLFDTISIIDIAKEFSSSVTNGKMFLHDGIRPEVLERLLAIVGDISIEGREGKPVGCLFVLGDIEKIRPFTKQLVLNPFFGYKEDERNILNPFMAETVKEFSSIDGAFIVRGDGVIESAGTLIQAPNNHKIQMPSGLGTRHAAAAIISLVSNSLAITVSESTNQITLFKDGKMTPLSEQSLSANTI